One segment of Streptomyces sp. YIM 121038 DNA contains the following:
- a CDS encoding response regulator transcription factor: MAITVVIADDQEMVRTGFRMILESQADIEVLADVVDGQAALDAVEEHDPDVLLLDIRMPRLDGLAATRRLTARGSRPRIVIVTTFDLDEYVHAALHGGACGFLLKNASPAMLVEAVRAAAVGDALVSPAITVRLLRELAPRKAAPGPAEPLTQRERDVVRALARGRTNAEIAAELYVSLSTVKSHLANVQAKLAARNRVEIAAWAWESGLATKAP, from the coding sequence ATGGCGATCACGGTGGTCATCGCGGACGACCAGGAGATGGTCCGCACCGGCTTCCGCATGATCCTGGAGAGCCAGGCCGACATCGAGGTGCTCGCCGACGTCGTCGACGGCCAGGCCGCGCTCGACGCCGTCGAGGAGCACGACCCCGACGTCCTGCTCCTGGACATCCGCATGCCCCGCCTCGACGGCCTGGCGGCCACCCGCCGCCTCACCGCCCGCGGCAGCCGCCCCCGCATCGTCATCGTCACCACCTTCGACCTCGACGAATACGTTCACGCCGCACTGCACGGCGGCGCCTGCGGGTTCCTCCTGAAGAACGCGAGCCCCGCCATGCTCGTCGAGGCCGTCCGGGCCGCCGCCGTCGGCGACGCCCTCGTCTCACCCGCGATCACCGTGCGCCTGCTGCGCGAACTGGCCCCCCGCAAGGCGGCCCCCGGTCCCGCCGAACCCCTCACCCAGCGCGAGCGGGACGTCGTCCGCGCCCTCGCCCGCGGCCGCACCAACGCGGAGATCGCCGCCGAGCTGTACGTGTCCCTGTCCACGGTCAAGTCCCACCTCGCGAACGTCCAGGCCAAACTGGCCGCCCGCAACCGCGTGGAGATCGCCGCCTGGGCCTGGGAGAGCGGACTCGCCACCAAGGCCCCGTGA
- a CDS encoding histidine kinase — MRPALRPPALDRHPALRPAARLLLAAALVLLVLVESLTLTRNPTEPRAALLTAGTVTCLCAVPWPRPSLTARAWTAAGVSWAATLYVFAGGRPLAVWGLGEAVALLVLLTGVLLRLPARRAAVLGPLLALACAAAPVRDAAPGRFTLLFSALAAVVSAFSLLLRGTEAQRVRDMEAARAAERLDLARELHDLVAHHVTGIVVQARAASYTAGTAGTAGTAAPATADTFTRIADAGDAALGAMRRLVRVLREGEARTAPLPGLAELRALARPGAVAGPPVTVEVEHGLEERLPADLAATAHHIVREALTNVRKHAADATAVRVTVRLAEGGLEVRVTDDGAPAPSPGPGDRGGFGLVGLAERVRALGGHLAAGPRPGGGWEVRAVLPYGQGDPA, encoded by the coding sequence GTGCGCCCCGCCCTGAGACCGCCCGCCCTCGACCGGCACCCCGCGCTGCGCCCCGCCGCCCGGCTGCTGCTCGCCGCCGCCCTCGTGCTCCTGGTCCTCGTCGAGAGCCTCACCCTCACCCGCAACCCCACCGAGCCGCGCGCCGCGCTGCTGACCGCGGGCACCGTCACCTGCCTGTGCGCCGTGCCGTGGCCCCGCCCCTCGCTCACCGCCCGCGCCTGGACCGCCGCCGGCGTCTCCTGGGCCGCCACCCTGTACGTCTTCGCCGGCGGACGGCCGCTCGCCGTCTGGGGCCTGGGCGAGGCCGTCGCCCTGCTCGTGCTGCTCACCGGCGTCCTGCTGCGGCTGCCCGCCCGGCGCGCCGCCGTGCTCGGGCCGCTGCTCGCCCTCGCCTGCGCGGCGGCCCCCGTGCGCGACGCCGCGCCCGGCCGGTTCACGCTCCTGTTCTCCGCGCTCGCCGCCGTGGTGAGCGCCTTCTCGCTGCTGCTGCGCGGCACGGAGGCCCAGCGGGTGCGCGACATGGAGGCCGCGCGCGCCGCCGAACGCCTCGACCTCGCCCGGGAGCTGCACGACCTGGTCGCCCACCACGTCACCGGCATCGTCGTCCAGGCCCGCGCCGCGTCCTACACCGCGGGCACCGCAGGCACCGCTGGTACCGCGGCGCCCGCCACCGCCGACACCTTCACCCGCATCGCGGACGCGGGCGACGCGGCCCTCGGCGCGATGCGCCGCCTGGTGCGCGTCCTGCGCGAGGGCGAGGCGCGCACGGCGCCCCTGCCGGGGCTCGCCGAGCTGCGCGCGCTCGCCCGGCCCGGTGCCGTCGCCGGGCCACCCGTGACGGTTGAGGTGGAACACGGCCTGGAGGAACGCCTTCCGGCCGATCTCGCGGCCACCGCCCACCACATCGTGCGCGAAGCGCTCACCAACGTACGCAAACACGCCGCCGACGCCACCGCCGTCCGCGTCACCGTGCGCCTTGCCGAGGGCGGCCTTGAGGTCCGGGTCACTGATGACGGTGCCCCGGCGCCGTCGCCCGGCCCCGGCGACCGGGGCGGGTTCGGCCTCGTCGGCCTGGCGGAACGTGTGCGGGCCCTTGGCGGGCACCTTGCGGCGGGGCCGCGCCCGGGCGGGGGCTGGGAGGTTCGCGCCGTGCTGCCGTACGGGCAGGGGGATCCGGCCTGA
- a CDS encoding endo-alpha-N-acetylgalactosaminidase family protein, producing MLPSQPSGPSRRAVVATGALASLGAAVGAPTAHAAPTGPAAGPRADEAVLRSAALDVRVATAFPRVVSYTDRASGAVLHAQPDPVTTLLIDDEEHTPQVTATTHDDRAAYVLTFDGGTRVDVEISVEGRQVHWRVTRIRDTAALRVGTLRVPGLALLSVRSDQPGATLLAARVQLDKAKSGDTLVRLAADTPAQAPTGCAYAVLAHDRLGGAVETNTVYDKPTAETSWDNGRLWRQTLRTDGRTEARLTPGQWTHRAATAPVDATEPLPYATVVVTGDRNGDGKVDWQDAAIAFRDIMVNPLGADEQHLRVVPHIPFNFASQATNPFLATLDEVKRIHLATDGLRQYTLLKGYQSEGHDSAHPDYAGNYNTRAGGLDDLNTLLREGAEWNSDFGVHVNATESYPVARAFSEKLVDKSNEQWDWLDQSYRIDQRRDLVSGDIAGRFADLRRETHRALDTLYIDVFRESGWTSDRLQRALRDQGWTVTTEWGHGFERSAVWSHWATETDYGPDTSRGINSQLIRFIRHHQKDVFADKWPTLLGIARMGNYEGWVGKTDWTAFHRLIWTHALPAKYLQAHPIRTWTAHEITFFGAGATSVTDTGGTRRITTDGHPVYDDGTYLLPWEPRRATDPAKLYHYNPRGGSSRWTLPRGWAGTRTVHLYRLTDQGRVHERALPVRAGKITVDARADQPYVVYRTRPRALPDPDWGQGTPLRDPGFHAGTLDAWQATGPATVVRSALGDHELVIAPGAAASVTQRLRRLAPGPYVASVQVEVGERAGEERTATLEVRTADGVTAANRTATSTAGNHVAADRKHGTRFQRLFTPFTVPEGGGPVRLALRAAPGRARVRFDNVRVVPAAPAPRLPRGVLCREDFEHVPQGWGPFVKGDAGGVTDPRTHIAQRHAPFTQRGWNGKAVDDVVDGGQSLKSRGENEGLVYRTVPHTVRFAAGKRYRVSFRYENETAGQYAWVTAVDTPDPRELSREPLPAAHAPATHTYEFTAPGEGEAWVGLRKVRGDGKAEFVLDAFEVREA from the coding sequence ATGCTGCCGTCACAGCCGTCCGGGCCGAGCCGCAGAGCCGTCGTCGCCACCGGAGCACTCGCCTCACTGGGCGCCGCCGTGGGCGCGCCCACGGCGCACGCCGCGCCCACCGGGCCCGCCGCCGGTCCGCGCGCCGACGAGGCGGTGCTGCGCTCGGCCGCCCTCGACGTCCGCGTCGCCACCGCCTTCCCGCGCGTCGTGTCGTACACCGACCGTGCGAGCGGCGCCGTGCTGCACGCCCAGCCCGACCCCGTCACCACGCTCCTCATCGACGACGAGGAGCACACCCCACAGGTCACCGCGACCACCCACGACGACCGCGCCGCCTACGTCCTCACCTTCGACGGCGGCACCCGCGTCGACGTGGAGATCTCCGTCGAAGGCCGCCAGGTCCACTGGCGCGTCACCCGCATCCGGGACACCGCGGCCCTGCGCGTCGGCACCCTCCGCGTGCCCGGCCTCGCCCTGCTATCCGTCCGCAGCGACCAGCCCGGCGCCACCCTCCTCGCCGCCCGCGTACAGCTCGACAAGGCCAAGAGCGGCGACACCCTGGTCCGGCTCGCCGCGGACACCCCCGCCCAGGCACCCACGGGCTGCGCCTACGCCGTGCTCGCGCACGACCGGCTCGGCGGCGCCGTCGAGACCAACACCGTCTACGACAAGCCCACCGCCGAGACCAGCTGGGACAACGGCCGCCTGTGGCGGCAGACCCTCCGCACCGACGGCCGCACCGAAGCCCGCCTCACCCCCGGCCAGTGGACCCACCGCGCCGCCACCGCGCCCGTCGACGCCACCGAACCGCTGCCCTACGCCACCGTCGTCGTCACCGGCGACCGCAACGGCGACGGCAAGGTCGACTGGCAGGACGCCGCGATCGCCTTCCGCGACATCATGGTGAACCCCCTCGGCGCCGACGAGCAGCACCTGCGCGTCGTCCCGCACATCCCCTTCAACTTCGCCTCACAGGCCACCAACCCCTTCCTCGCCACCCTCGACGAGGTCAAACGCATCCACCTGGCCACCGACGGCCTGCGCCAGTACACCCTCCTCAAGGGCTACCAGTCCGAGGGCCACGACTCCGCCCACCCCGACTACGCGGGCAACTACAACACCCGCGCAGGCGGCCTGGACGACCTCAACACCCTGCTCCGCGAAGGCGCCGAGTGGAACAGCGACTTCGGCGTCCACGTCAACGCCACCGAGTCCTACCCCGTCGCCCGCGCCTTCTCCGAGAAGCTCGTCGACAAGAGCAACGAACAGTGGGACTGGCTCGACCAGAGCTACCGCATCGACCAGCGCCGCGACCTCGTCTCCGGCGACATCGCCGGCCGCTTCGCCGACCTGCGCCGCGAGACCCACCGCGCGCTCGACACCCTCTACATCGACGTGTTCCGCGAGTCCGGCTGGACCTCCGACCGCCTCCAGCGCGCCCTGCGCGACCAGGGCTGGACCGTCACCACCGAATGGGGCCACGGCTTCGAACGCTCGGCGGTCTGGTCCCACTGGGCCACCGAGACCGACTACGGCCCCGACACCTCACGCGGCATCAACTCCCAGCTGATCCGCTTCATCCGCCACCACCAGAAGGACGTCTTCGCCGACAAGTGGCCCACCCTCCTCGGCATCGCCCGCATGGGCAACTACGAGGGCTGGGTCGGCAAGACCGACTGGACCGCGTTCCACCGGCTGATCTGGACCCACGCGCTGCCCGCCAAGTACCTCCAGGCCCACCCCATCAGAACCTGGACCGCACACGAGATCACCTTCTTCGGCGCGGGCGCCACCTCCGTGACCGACACCGGCGGCACCCGCCGCATCACCACCGACGGCCACCCCGTCTACGACGACGGCACCTACCTGCTGCCCTGGGAACCCCGCCGCGCCACCGACCCCGCGAAGCTCTACCACTACAACCCCCGCGGCGGCAGCAGCCGCTGGACCCTGCCCCGCGGCTGGGCGGGCACCCGCACCGTGCACCTGTACCGCCTCACCGACCAGGGCCGCGTCCACGAACGCGCCCTGCCCGTACGCGCCGGGAAGATCACCGTCGACGCCCGCGCCGACCAGCCCTACGTCGTGTACCGCACCCGCCCCCGCGCCCTGCCCGACCCCGACTGGGGCCAGGGCACCCCACTGCGCGACCCCGGCTTCCACGCGGGCACCCTGGACGCCTGGCAGGCCACCGGGCCCGCCACCGTCGTCCGCAGCGCCCTGGGCGACCACGAACTGGTCATCGCCCCCGGCGCCGCCGCCTCCGTCACCCAGCGCCTGCGCCGCCTCGCCCCCGGCCCGTACGTCGCCTCCGTCCAGGTCGAAGTCGGCGAGCGGGCGGGCGAGGAGCGCACCGCGACCCTGGAGGTCCGCACCGCCGACGGCGTCACCGCCGCGAACCGCACCGCCACCTCCACCGCCGGGAACCACGTCGCCGCCGACCGCAAGCACGGCACCCGCTTCCAGCGCCTGTTCACCCCCTTCACCGTGCCCGAGGGCGGCGGCCCCGTCCGACTCGCGCTGCGCGCCGCCCCCGGGCGGGCCCGCGTCCGCTTCGACAACGTCCGCGTCGTGCCCGCCGCGCCCGCGCCCCGCCTGCCCCGAGGCGTCCTGTGCCGCGAGGACTTCGAGCACGTGCCCCAGGGCTGGGGGCCCTTCGTCAAGGGCGACGCCGGGGGAGTCACCGACCCGCGCACCCACATCGCGCAGCGGCACGCCCCGTTCACCCAGCGCGGCTGGAACGGCAAGGCCGTCGACGACGTCGTGGACGGCGGCCAGTCCCTCAAGTCCCGCGGCGAGAACGAGGGCCTCGTCTACCGCACCGTGCCGCACACCGTCCGGTTCGCCGCCGGGAAGCGCTACCGGGTGTCCTTCCGCTACGAGAACGAGACCGCGGGCCAGTACGCCTGGGTGACCGCCGTCGACACCCCCGACCCCCGCGAACTCTCCCGCGAACCCCTCCCGGCGGCCCACGCCCCCGCCACCCACACCTACGAGTTCACCGCGCCGGGGGAGGGCGAGGCCTGGGTGGGCCTGCGCAAGGTCAGGGGAGACGGGAAGGCGGAATTCGTCCTGGACGCGTTCGAGGTCCGCGAGGCGTGA